A region of Blattabacterium cuenoti STAT DNA encodes the following proteins:
- the cysS gene encoding cysteine--tRNA ligase: MEEKNYQKENRNHLKIYNSLTEKKELFYPIHKKYVGIYVCGPTVYNSLHLGNCRTFISFDIVFRYLKHLGYKVRYVRNITDVGHLENEDFDIEDKISKKSRIEGLEPMEIVQKYTISFHNLLNVLNLLPPSIEPTATGHIIEQIDMIQKLIQKKLAYEINGSVYFNLTEYRKFHSYGRISKNKVDQLFYKKLKFTEEKRGFHDFSLWKKAHSNHIMNWNSPWGKGFPGWHIECTTMSTKYLGETFDIHGGGIDLKFPHHECELAQAIGIYEKNDFVHYWMHTNMLTLNGKKMSKSTGNFLELQDITCNKNFFPSIFRFYILQTHYRNIMNFSNKGLVEAEKGYHKIMKAIKILKNSEPEISENCDTFNVYHWIDICYKAINDDFNIPLLITHLFQVSTYIINNNSIQNLPHFHLLKKYMIYFVFDILGIQEINYHEENSKKFKTLIEKLIKIRIEARKQKHWIISDKIRKELYHIGISLHDKKFSS; the protein is encoded by the coding sequence ATGGAAGAAAAAAATTACCAAAAAGAAAATAGAAATCATTTAAAAATATATAACTCTTTAACAGAAAAAAAAGAATTATTTTATCCAATTCATAAGAAATATGTTGGAATTTATGTATGTGGACCTACAGTTTATAATTCCTTACACTTAGGAAATTGCAGAACTTTTATATCATTTGATATCGTTTTTCGTTATTTAAAACATTTGGGATATAAAGTACGTTATGTGAGAAATATTACAGATGTTGGACATTTAGAAAATGAAGATTTTGACATAGAAGATAAAATTTCAAAAAAATCTCGTATAGAAGGACTTGAACCAATGGAAATAGTTCAAAAATATACTATTTCTTTTCACAATTTATTAAATGTTTTAAATCTATTACCTCCAAGTATAGAACCTACGGCTACAGGTCATATTATAGAACAAATAGATATGATTCAAAAATTAATTCAAAAAAAATTAGCCTATGAAATAAATGGTTCTGTTTATTTTAATTTAACAGAATATAGAAAATTTCATTCTTATGGAAGAATAAGCAAAAATAAAGTTGATCAACTTTTTTATAAAAAATTAAAATTTACTGAAGAAAAACGTGGATTTCATGATTTTTCTCTTTGGAAAAAAGCTCATTCTAATCATATTATGAATTGGAATTCTCCATGGGGAAAAGGATTTCCTGGTTGGCATATAGAATGTACTACAATGAGTACAAAATATTTAGGAGAAACCTTTGATATTCATGGTGGAGGAATAGACCTAAAATTTCCTCATCATGAATGTGAATTAGCACAAGCTATAGGAATTTATGAAAAAAATGATTTTGTTCATTATTGGATGCACACAAATATGCTTACTTTAAATGGAAAAAAAATGAGCAAATCCACAGGAAATTTTTTGGAATTACAAGATATTACTTGTAATAAAAATTTTTTTCCTAGTATTTTTAGATTTTACATTTTACAAACTCATTATAGAAATATTATGAATTTTTCCAATAAAGGACTAGTAGAAGCTGAAAAAGGATATCATAAAATTATGAAAGCTATAAAAATATTAAAAAATTCAGAACCTGAAATATCAGAAAATTGTGATACTTTTAATGTTTATCACTGGATAGATATTTGTTATAAAGCTATTAATGATGATTTTAATATTCCTTTATTGATAACTCATTTATTTCAAGTTTCTACATATATTATCAATAATAATTCCATTCAAAATTTACCTCATTTTCATCTATTAAAAAAATATATGATTTATTTTGTTTTTGATATTTTAGGAATTCAAGAAATCAATTATCATGAAGAAAATTCTAAAAAATTCAAAACCCTTATAGAAAAATTAATTAAAATTCGTATAGAAGCAAGAAAACAAAAACATTGGATCATTTCAGATAAAATTCGGAAAGAATTATATCATATAGGAATTTCATTACATGATAAAAAATTTTCTTCATAG
- a CDS encoding trans-sulfuration enzyme family protein translates to MKEETKIIQNILSDPLTGAISTPIYQTSTYVQESPGIHKGFDYTRTNNPTRKILEKLITNLEYGYASLAFSSGLASVDAVLKLLKIGDEIIAVDDIYGGTFRLLNLYKKLGISTNFVDTTDIEKTISSISDNTKLIWLESPTNPTLKISDIEFISNKSKKKNPTVLVVVDNTFASPAIQNPLKLGADIVVHSATKYLSGHSDVLAGLITVKNIDLYEKLKYIQNATGGVLSPIDCWLTIRGVQTLYLRIKKQSKSAYKIASFLKDKKNSDKIDKIYYPGLSHHKNHFIAVKQQRYFGGIISFSLKKNTIESAKQVVTSTRLFKLAESLGGTKSLICHPVTMTHKSTPLDIRINAGIQDSMIRLSIGIENVDDLIEDLDQALKAL, encoded by the coding sequence ATGAAGGAAGAAACAAAAATTATTCAAAATATTTTATCTGATCCTCTTACAGGCGCTATTTCTACACCAATATATCAAACGTCAACTTATGTACAAGAATCTCCTGGTATACATAAAGGATTTGATTATACTAGAACTAATAATCCTACAAGAAAAATATTAGAAAAATTAATAACTAATTTGGAATACGGTTATGCTAGTTTAGCATTTTCTTCTGGATTAGCATCCGTAGATGCCGTATTAAAATTACTAAAAATTGGAGATGAAATCATAGCTGTGGATGATATTTATGGAGGAACATTCCGTTTACTTAATTTATACAAAAAATTAGGAATTAGTACTAATTTTGTAGATACGACAGATATAGAAAAAACTATATCCTCTATTTCTGATAATACAAAATTAATTTGGTTAGAATCACCAACTAATCCTACATTAAAAATATCTGATATAGAATTTATTAGTAATAAATCAAAAAAGAAAAATCCAACTGTTTTAGTTGTTGTAGATAATACATTTGCTTCTCCTGCTATTCAAAATCCTTTAAAACTAGGAGCAGATATAGTTGTTCACAGTGCAACAAAATATTTATCAGGACATTCGGATGTATTAGCTGGATTGATTACTGTGAAAAATATAGATTTATATGAAAAACTAAAGTATATTCAAAATGCAACAGGAGGTGTTTTATCTCCTATCGATTGTTGGTTGACTATAAGAGGAGTCCAAACGTTATACTTACGTATTAAAAAACAATCTAAAAGTGCATATAAAATCGCTTCTTTTTTAAAGGATAAAAAAAATAGTGATAAAATAGATAAAATTTATTATCCTGGATTATCTCATCATAAAAACCATTTTATTGCAGTAAAACAACAACGATATTTTGGAGGGATTATTTCTTTTAGTTTAAAAAAAAATACAATAGAATCCGCAAAACAAGTTGTAACATCTACAAGATTATTTAAACTAGCAGAAAGTTTGGGAGGAACAAAAAGTTTAATTTGTCATCCGGTAACTATGACTCACAAATCAACTCCTTTAGATATCAGGATTAACGCAGGAATACAAGATTCTATGATTCGTTTATCTATTGGAATAGAAAATGTAGACGATCTTATAGAAGACCTCGATCAGGCTTTAAAAGCTCTATGA
- the atpB gene encoding F0F1 ATP synthase subunit A: MNTRKKIIYLLFFFLFLFFFFFVESSDKKKKNREIKNEKKSMDIAHTILDHVSDSHEWHIAGTPNHGIIFPLPVILWNNGFEFFFSSNFSYGNVVKGKHGYYKMFRQTIYKTNNIGSLHMDSKGYPKNDKPLDLSITKNLVSIFISSFLLSYLFIRMKHSYKNHQTKWRLGIFLEFFILFIRNEIAIPNIGKKYKKFLPFLLTSFFFILINNLIGIIPGFPNVTGNINITLVLATMTFIVTNINANVSYWKHIFWMPGVPIGIKLLLAPIEFIGIFIRPLTLCIRLFANITAGHIIILSFVCLIFIFKNFFVTGFSIIFGFFISMLEIMVSFLQAFIFTTLSSLLIGMSVKDYDNDKIH, from the coding sequence ATGAATACAAGAAAGAAAATAATATATTTATTATTCTTTTTTTTGTTTTTATTTTTCTTTTTTTTTGTAGAATCTTCTGATAAGAAAAAGAAAAATCGTGAAATAAAAAATGAAAAAAAGAGTATGGATATAGCTCATACTATTTTGGATCATGTCAGTGATTCTCATGAATGGCATATTGCAGGTACTCCAAATCATGGAATTATTTTTCCTCTACCAGTTATTTTATGGAATAATGGATTTGAATTTTTTTTTTCCTCTAATTTTTCATACGGTAATGTAGTGAAAGGAAAACATGGATATTATAAAATGTTTAGGCAGACAATATATAAAACTAATAATATAGGATCATTACATATGGATTCAAAAGGATATCCAAAAAATGATAAACCTTTGGATCTTTCTATAACCAAAAATTTGGTCTCCATTTTCATATCCTCTTTTTTATTGTCTTATCTTTTTATACGGATGAAACATAGTTATAAAAATCATCAAACAAAATGGCGTCTAGGAATTTTTTTAGAATTTTTCATCTTATTTATAAGAAATGAAATTGCAATTCCTAATATTGGAAAAAAATATAAAAAATTTCTTCCTTTTTTGTTAACATCCTTTTTTTTTATATTAATTAATAATTTAATAGGTATTATTCCAGGGTTTCCAAATGTAACAGGAAATATAAATATAACATTAGTATTAGCTACTATGACATTTATTGTAACCAATATAAATGCAAATGTGAGTTATTGGAAACACATTTTTTGGATGCCAGGAGTTCCAATAGGAATTAAATTATTATTAGCTCCTATAGAATTTATTGGTATTTTTATTCGTCCGTTAACTTTGTGCATTCGATTATTTGCTAATATTACTGCTGGACATATAATTATTTTAAGTTTTGTTTGTCTCATTTTTATCTTTAAAAATTTTTTCGTAACTGGTTTTTCCATAATTTTTGGTTTTTTTATTTCTATGCTAGAAATTATGGTATCTTTTTTACAAGCTTTTATTTTTACAACTTTGTCTTCTTTACTTATAGGAATGTCTGTTAAAGATTATGACAATGATAAAATACATTAA
- the atpE gene encoding ATP synthase F0 subunit C, producing the protein MDIDLTYSGLAALGSGLAVIGAGLGIGKIGSSAMDAIARQPEASNKIQNTMIIASALIEGAALFGIVTTLLAVFK; encoded by the coding sequence ATGGATATAGATTTAACATATTCAGGTTTAGCTGCTTTAGGATCTGGGCTCGCAGTAATAGGAGCAGGGTTAGGGATTGGAAAGATTGGAAGTTCTGCAATGGATGCCATTGCTAGACAGCCTGAAGCTTCAAATAAAATACAAAATACTATGATCATAGCTTCTGCCTTGATCGAAGGAGCTGCGTTATTTGGAATAGTTACTACATTATTAGCTGTATTTAAATAA
- the atpF gene encoding F0F1 ATP synthase subunit B, translating to MDLVTPSIGLIVWHTIIFIILMLFLSKFAWKPIISFIDQREEKIKISIEKADQVKKKLESIEDQKNKILKNAYVKRDIILKEAIQIREKIKSKAKNEGMIEKKKIIEETRKTIQIEKKVAILQLKKKIGDISIQISEKILKKELDQYNKQDQLIKELVDKLY from the coding sequence ATGGATTTAGTAACCCCTTCTATTGGACTCATTGTTTGGCATACAATAATATTTATAATTCTTATGCTTTTTCTTTCAAAATTTGCTTGGAAACCTATAATAAGTTTTATTGATCAAAGAGAGGAAAAAATTAAAATTTCTATTGAAAAAGCTGACCAAGTGAAAAAAAAATTGGAATCGATAGAAGATCAAAAAAATAAAATTTTAAAAAATGCTTATGTAAAAAGAGATATCATCCTGAAAGAAGCTATTCAAATTAGAGAAAAAATAAAATCAAAAGCAAAAAATGAAGGAATGATAGAAAAGAAAAAAATTATAGAAGAAACAAGAAAAACTATTCAAATAGAAAAAAAAGTAGCTATACTTCAATTAAAAAAGAAAATAGGAGATATTTCTATTCAAATATCCGAAAAAATATTAAAAAAAGAATTAGATCAATACAATAAACAAGATCAATTAATAAAAGAATTAGTAGATAAATTATACTAA
- the atpH gene encoding ATP synthase F1 subunit delta: MLSNKNQKIIQHYARVFFEYSITNMNDNNIEFFYQKLNKVSTFLKKNTYIHTIINTDLLYTEKKIEIFKKIFYNFDALLFKFTKILILKKRESFLKEIFLEFNRIYEENRKGFVKSIVISAFPLKEETKKMIAHKLYNKKNKKKFYIINKIDKSIIGGFIFRIGYKEWNFSVQEQLLCIQKYVFQNHKYN; this comes from the coding sequence ATGTTATCAAATAAAAATCAAAAAATCATTCAACATTATGCAAGAGTTTTTTTCGAATATTCTATTACGAATATGAATGATAATAATATTGAATTTTTTTATCAAAAACTAAACAAAGTATCTACATTTTTAAAAAAAAATACATACATACATACAATTATTAACACAGATCTATTATATACTGAAAAAAAAATAGAAATTTTCAAAAAAATATTCTATAATTTTGATGCTTTACTTTTTAAATTTACTAAAATTCTCATCCTAAAAAAGAGAGAATCTTTTTTAAAAGAAATTTTTTTAGAATTTAATAGGATATACGAAGAAAATCGAAAAGGATTTGTTAAATCTATCGTAATTTCTGCTTTTCCCTTGAAAGAGGAAACAAAAAAAATGATTGCACATAAATTATATAACAAAAAAAACAAAAAAAAATTTTATATCATTAATAAAATAGATAAATCTATTATTGGAGGTTTTATATTTCGTATAGGATATAAAGAATGGAATTTCAGTGTTCAAGAACAGTTATTATGTATTCAAAAATACGTATTTCAAAATCATAAATATAATTAG